The genome window GAATGGAATTATTAGGTGACTGTTCGCGAACTCAAATTCCTTGCAACGCCCGAAAAGGGCGGGGTTTCGGCGATTCTAATGCGTCCTGCCAAGGCGACGCACCTTCTCGTACTCGGTCACGGTGCGGGGGCTGATATGCGTTCGGCTTCGATGCAGAATATTGCTGAGAATCTAGCGACGCGAGGCATCGCGACATTTCGATACAATTTTCCGTTCAAAGAATATGGCCGCGGCGGGGTTGACTCACCGAAAACCGCGATGGCGACTGTTCGATCGGCGGTTGCGGAGGCAAGACGGCTTGAGCCGAAGTTGACGCTGCTTGCCGGCGGGCATTCGTTTGGCGGTCGGATGACGACGACGGCGCAGTCTGAGTCGCCGCTCGACGGAGCGAAAGGGCTCGTGCTGTTCTCGTTTCCGCTGCACGCGCCGAATCGTCCTGATAATTCGCGTGCAGAACATCTCAACTCGGTAAAGATCCCGATGCTGTTTCTGAGCGGCACGCGAGACGCGCTGAACGATCTCGAGCTGTTTCGTCCGGTGATCAAAAAACTGGGGAAACGGGCGACGCTTCACCTGCTCGACACCGCCGATCACAGCTACAAAGTTCTAAAGAAAACGCGCACCTCGCCCGAGGATGTATTTGCCGAAATGGCCCGCGTGACGGCTGAGTGGATTTCGAGAGTATAGGAGAGGCTCGACTTTGAGTTTATTCGTGCATTCGTGGCTGATTTTGGGGGGCGATATTAGCCACGAATGCACGAATAGAGACGCTGAACT of Chloracidobacterium sp. contains these proteins:
- a CDS encoding alpha/beta hydrolase, whose translation is MTVRELKFLATPEKGGVSAILMRPAKATHLLVLGHGAGADMRSASMQNIAENLATRGIATFRYNFPFKEYGRGGVDSPKTAMATVRSAVAEARRLEPKLTLLAGGHSFGGRMTTTAQSESPLDGAKGLVLFSFPLHAPNRPDNSRAEHLNSVKIPMLFLSGTRDALNDLELFRPVIKKLGKRATLHLLDTADHSYKVLKKTRTSPEDVFAEMARVTAEWISRV